The segment ACCCCCAGACATAATCAAATCGTATCAAATTTAGcgaaacaaaattgaaatagaaGCTGCATTTATACTACAATTTATAACACTTTACCATGGCATTACGCGATCAACGATAAGCGATGATCAACGCAGCTCACAAGGTTGTCCAGATTTTGCTACGtcttctatccccaatagcaagagaattcgtaggacagtatTAAGCGAACCTtttgggggcccgtgctacaacggatcaaatccgTAGTAGGGAGCACAACGTGTCACTTATCATATTTTCgcggatttcagagcagcacacgatacagttGAGCGGGAATAACTGTGACAGTTTTATGCATTGAGTTATATGAACAAAAATTTTCGTAACACTGTCACGAACTgaatacagatttttgcacCTAAACCATACCGCCTGCTTTCTTacatattttcttctttttactcCTATcaaatctctctctctctctctctctctctctctctctctctctctctctctctctatccaTCACGGTTGCAGACGTTTTGAAATATGGATATGAAAATATGGATGCATATTATAGTATAGTTATAGTATAGCGCTTACAATACTTTcttttaggggaattgtgtttttgtgaagaacaaaATTTGAATGGACCGGGGAAAATTATacgcaatttattttttttttttttactaaaacgagtcacatttattaaaaataattcactacaataaaaacaatttattcTAATGTTGCTCTAATACACTAAACCTATTCATTCAGCTTGACCTTTTCATGTTTATCAAgaaaattaattcgtaaattgcctacattgaaattaaaatcacgAGTATCTGGCGTTCTTATTGAGCTATACGCATGAATACAACACTATGTAggtatttcagaaaaattaaataacaGAACAGTTTCAAAACTATAAATCATACAGAAAAATCCAAGCAGCAAATTTCCTTGTAACTTGAAATCTATTCAGCTGAACGGCCTATCTAGATATATCGGAATCACACCTTATCACTTACTGGTTGAACCTTTTTAGGTCGAGTCCATCCAGCTTTGAACGAGTCCTCTATTTCCTGCAAGGTTCGATTTTTTGTCTCCGGTAAGATCATATACAAAAGCAACGTTCCGATTAGGGAAATAACACCATAAACCATAAAAGTTCCATTCGTTCCGAAGGAAGCTAGCAGCGATGGTCCAGTTTTTATCACCACGAAAAAGCAAACAAAGTTAAACGAGGACGTCAACCCGGAACCGATCCCTCTGGTAGCGATGGGAAACATTTCTCCGCTCATACACCATGGCAGCGGGAATAATCCGATTCCAACAAAGATGATGTAGCTAATCAGGAATATGAGAGACATCCAGGAAAGGTTCTGATACAGCGGAATGCTGGTTTGAAAGTATAGGAAAATCGATAGACCAATCAGACTAATGGTGGTGCCTGAACCACTCAGTACGGCCAACGGACGACGCCCGAACGTTCTAAGCAATAAACAGGCAAGTAAAGAGGTTATTACCCTGACGAGATCGACTATCAGCATGGCGAGATATTCGTTAATATTACTTCCAATTGTAGTTTTCATCAGTGAGATCGAGTAAAACGCGACTATATTGACTCCGGAAAATTGCATCGTAAAAAAGAACACTAACAAAGTTACGAGAGGAATAATGAATtcttttttcaaaacattttctaAGCTTGACGGTTGCTGTTTCTGTAATTTTTTGAGTTCATTCGATTCTGTATCCTTGGTCAGCATATCATCCAATTCTTTAGTAGATTCGGCATCATATCCTCGAAGCCATCGAAACGCAATTTCTGCCTCGTGACGTTGTCCTTTCGATAATAACCAAGAAGGGCTCTCGGGACACAAAGCAACAAACACGTAGCTGACAGCCATGAAAAAGGAACAGAATAAAGCAGCCATTTTCCAATGAAAAAATGTTCCAAACAGGTGGGAAAGCAAAATTCCGGAAGATACAGCAAATGTCACACCAGCCAGTAATATTCCTCGATACTTCGGATTACTTGTTTCGGCTATGTACACGGATGCTGGAGGGCCTACTAGTCCACAACTAAATCCTGTTATGAAACGTCCTACCAAAATCATATCGTAAGTCTGCGCTACCGATAAAACACAGAATCCAATGGCGAACGATATATTCAATATCAAGTGAGTTACTTTTCGTCCGAATTTCTCCATAAGCAGTCCACCCAGTAAGCAACCGGCAGCCATCGGAAGTGGTGCCATGGAGGCAATCCACGACGATTGATCGTCGGTAATCTGTATACTACTTTCCGGTCTCTGCAACTGGGGCAATAGAATTGCCGAAAAGCCATTGGTCATGCCGGCTGCAGCACTCGAAATGATGGGTCCCGTTGCCGCTATTAtctattgttggaaaaataaaattacaaaatttgctATATCCGGTAAAGGTGTTTAATGAGTTTTACCTGTCTCGAAAGCGGGGAAAACCTGGTCGAGGTGACATGACTCTCGATGAACGCTTTGTCCGGGATTACCTTTCTGATGACCATTTTGTGTTTCGTCTGAAATTGAATTAAACTTAGACTGTAGCAAAGGTGCATTCATAGTTTAGAAAGAAGAGCACTGTAAATAAACCACTTGAACACTGTGATTGTAACCCAGTTAGATAACGCGGAATGCGTATCATTCACTAACAAAGTGatttaattattgttaaaacATCTTCATATATTTCttcgaaaagaaaagaaacacaGAGCGGGTGCATGAACTGATAACAGTAATAACGGAACCGCTTATCCTTTATTTGTCGCTTCTTTTCATGCCAAATGAATTTATGACAGTTCTTTGTTTCCAGTTAGTCTCAGTAAGTTGATTACACAACTGTTATCACTGTAAATAGACTGCAGTAAGAATCATAGAACTTTCCAGCGAGATAATGTGTTCGTAGCTTCTACACGCTTTGGATGTGGTAGAAAATGATAATTACAATTTATAAACTCAACTCTTAGAATATTTTTAATGGTGGCTCAAAATAATTAGTCCCTATGTGAAGTCTGTATTCATGTCTCAAAATGCAGAAAATTGGTGGTTGTTAAATTGATATCTAACATGGATTTTTAGTGCTTTGTACAATTTTGGTACAAGTGTTCATTCAAACAAGAGTTACCAAATGATAGCAGTCACATATGTTCTAGTGATTAATCGTTGCCATTTTAAAAGTTTGCGCGTAGTTTCTGGCGCTATT is part of the Sabethes cyaneus chromosome 2, idSabCyanKW18_F2, whole genome shotgun sequence genome and harbors:
- the LOC128734112 gene encoding facilitated trehalose transporter Tret1-2 homolog isoform X2, coding for MVIRKVIPDKAFIESHVTSTRFSPLSRQIIAATGPIISSAAAGMTNGFSAILLPQLQRPESSIQITDDQSSWIASMAPLPMAAGCLLGGLLMEKFGRKVTHLILNISFAIGFCVLSVAQTYDMILVGRFITGFSCGLVGPPASVYIAETSNPKYRGILLAGVTFAVSSGILLSHLFGTFFHWKMAALFCSFFMAVSYVFVALCPESPSWLLSKGQRHEAEIAFRWLRGYDAESTKELDDMLTKDTESNELKKLQKQQPSSLENVLKKEFIIPLVTLLVFFFTMQFSGVNIVAFYSISLMKTTIGSNINEYLAMLIVDLVRVITSLLACLLLRTFGRRPLAVLSGSGTTISLIGLSIFLYFQTSIPLYQNLSWMSLIFLISYIIFVGIGLFPLPWCMSGEMFPIATRGIGSGLTSSFNFVCFFVVIKTGPSLLASFGTNGTFMVYGVISLIGTLLLYMILPETKNRTLQEIEDSFKAGWTRPKKVQPVSDKV
- the LOC128734112 gene encoding facilitated trehalose transporter Tret1-2 homolog isoform X1 translates to MHLCYSLSLIQFQTKHKMVIRKVIPDKAFIESHVTSTRFSPLSRQIIAATGPIISSAAAGMTNGFSAILLPQLQRPESSIQITDDQSSWIASMAPLPMAAGCLLGGLLMEKFGRKVTHLILNISFAIGFCVLSVAQTYDMILVGRFITGFSCGLVGPPASVYIAETSNPKYRGILLAGVTFAVSSGILLSHLFGTFFHWKMAALFCSFFMAVSYVFVALCPESPSWLLSKGQRHEAEIAFRWLRGYDAESTKELDDMLTKDTESNELKKLQKQQPSSLENVLKKEFIIPLVTLLVFFFTMQFSGVNIVAFYSISLMKTTIGSNINEYLAMLIVDLVRVITSLLACLLLRTFGRRPLAVLSGSGTTISLIGLSIFLYFQTSIPLYQNLSWMSLIFLISYIIFVGIGLFPLPWCMSGEMFPIATRGIGSGLTSSFNFVCFFVVIKTGPSLLASFGTNGTFMVYGVISLIGTLLLYMILPETKNRTLQEIEDSFKAGWTRPKKVQPVSDKV